From Alteromonas australica, one genomic window encodes:
- a CDS encoding flagellar basal body rod protein FlgF, producing MDKLLYIAASGASQDLLGTGIRANNLANAQTTGFRAQLEQARAMPAYGEGLPTRVFSMTESPSNNYESGPMIQTGRDLDVAIQGDGWFAVQDENGQEAYSRDGNFKLGDDGILTDIHDRVVLGDNGPIFLPVPLDNLNIAADGTLSMRQLGAPANVIEDIGRLKLVSPNYADMERGTDGLFRMEDGTLAPANANVKVMSGMLEGSNVNAVEEMVDMINLQRHYELQVKVMKQAEELDTRGNTLLRIL from the coding sequence ATGGACAAACTTCTCTACATAGCAGCAAGCGGTGCCTCTCAAGACCTTTTAGGGACTGGGATTAGGGCAAATAACTTAGCCAATGCACAAACCACGGGTTTCCGTGCTCAGCTAGAGCAGGCAAGAGCAATGCCGGCGTACGGCGAAGGTTTGCCGACCCGCGTTTTTTCTATGACAGAAAGCCCTTCTAATAACTACGAATCAGGCCCCATGATACAAACGGGGCGTGACCTTGATGTAGCGATTCAAGGTGATGGTTGGTTTGCCGTTCAAGATGAAAATGGCCAAGAAGCCTATTCTCGTGATGGTAACTTCAAACTGGGCGACGACGGAATTTTGACAGATATCCATGACCGCGTGGTTTTGGGTGACAATGGTCCAATATTTTTGCCCGTTCCTCTAGATAATCTCAACATTGCCGCCGATGGCACTTTGTCTATGCGCCAGCTAGGCGCCCCAGCAAATGTTATTGAAGATATTGGTCGGTTGAAGCTAGTCAGCCCCAATTATGCGGATATGGAACGGGGTACCGACGGTTTATTTAGAATGGAAGACGGCACACTGGCACCCGCCAATGCGAATGTAAAAGTGATGTCGGGCATGCTTGAAGGTTCGAATGTAAACGCTGTGGAAGAGATGGTCGATATGATCAATTTACAGCGTCACTACGAGTTACAGGTAAAGGTTATGAAGCAAGCCGAGGAGTTGGATACTCGCGGCAATACCCTGCTTCGCATTTTATAA
- the flgG gene encoding flagellar basal-body rod protein FlgG, giving the protein MHPALWISKTGLDAAQTDVAVVSNNLANASTVGFKKDRAVFEDLLYQNINQPGGRSSADTELPSGLMLGSGSKVVATQKAHTQGNLLTTENALDMSIQGRGYFEILQPDGTIAYSRNGQFSLNDQGQIVTSGAGFLLQPEVAVPEDAQQITISQDGEISVSVRGEAEPQVLGQMNISDFVNPTGLQPIGQNLFVETASSGAPIQGVPGLQGLGYISQGTLETSNVNVTEELVNLIESQRLYEMNSKVISSVDQMLGQVIQQL; this is encoded by the coding sequence ATGCACCCAGCATTGTGGATTAGTAAAACAGGTTTAGATGCTGCACAGACTGATGTTGCCGTTGTCTCTAACAACCTGGCCAACGCATCAACGGTGGGCTTTAAAAAGGACCGTGCCGTATTTGAAGATCTACTTTATCAAAACATAAACCAGCCGGGTGGTCGCTCTTCGGCGGATACTGAGCTCCCGTCAGGTTTAATGTTAGGTTCGGGCTCTAAAGTAGTGGCAACCCAAAAAGCCCATACTCAAGGGAATTTGTTGACCACCGAAAATGCCTTGGATATGTCTATCCAAGGGCGCGGGTATTTTGAAATATTACAACCTGACGGCACCATTGCATATTCTCGAAATGGTCAATTCTCATTGAATGATCAAGGTCAAATTGTGACATCGGGTGCTGGCTTCCTTTTGCAACCAGAAGTGGCTGTTCCCGAAGATGCGCAACAAATCACGATTTCACAAGATGGCGAAATTAGCGTGTCTGTGCGTGGCGAGGCTGAACCTCAAGTTCTTGGGCAAATGAATATTTCGGATTTTGTTAACCCCACAGGGTTACAGCCTATTGGTCAAAACCTGTTTGTAGAAACCGCTTCCAGTGGTGCACCTATCCAAGGCGTACCTGGCTTGCAAGGGCTGGGTTACATTTCTCAAGGTACGTTAGAAACGTCGAACGTTAACGTCACAGAAGAACTGGTAAACCTTATCGAAAGCCAGCGTTTGTACGAGATGAACTCCAAAGTGATTTCATCGGTTGACCAGATGCTTGGTCAAGTCATTCAGCAGCTATAG
- the flgH gene encoding flagellar basal body L-ring protein FlgH, translated as MKRILALSVAIITLGGCASTSQPPVEANDPSFAPVVPDYPRETIVEDGSLFRSYMANSLYSDVTARRVGDIITVALSESTSASKSADTTTAKDSSVNLDTITGLGGQAVNIGGQSIQLGIGSSSDFSGDSAANQSNSLSGAISVTVVDVLPNNNLVIRGEKWLTLNHGDEYIRLTGIIRPADISPENEIVSTKVANARIQYSGTGSFARAQERGWLTKFFDSTWWPL; from the coding sequence ATGAAACGTATTCTGGCACTTTCTGTGGCGATAATAACTTTAGGGGGCTGTGCAAGTACAAGCCAACCTCCTGTTGAAGCGAATGATCCTTCTTTCGCTCCAGTGGTACCGGATTACCCCCGTGAGACGATTGTAGAAGACGGCTCTTTGTTTCGCTCTTATATGGCAAACAGCCTTTATTCTGATGTAACAGCGCGCAGAGTGGGTGACATCATTACCGTGGCGCTCAGCGAAAGTACGTCAGCGAGTAAATCGGCTGACACCACTACCGCGAAAGACTCTTCCGTGAATCTAGACACCATTACAGGGTTAGGCGGTCAAGCGGTGAATATTGGCGGGCAATCTATTCAATTAGGCATCGGTTCTTCCAGTGATTTTTCTGGTGATTCGGCGGCGAATCAAAGCAATAGTTTGTCGGGGGCCATTTCTGTCACCGTGGTTGATGTACTGCCGAACAATAACCTCGTTATTCGAGGCGAGAAGTGGTTAACCCTTAATCATGGTGATGAATACATTCGTCTGACTGGCATTATTCGTCCGGCGGACATTAGTCCGGAAAACGAGATCGTTTCAACCAAAGTGGCTAATGCACGGATTCAGTATTCTGGTACAGGTTCCTTTGCGCGCGCGCAAGAAAGAGGCTGGTTAACCAAGTTTTTCGATTCAACTTGGTGGCCGTTGTAA
- a CDS encoding flagellar basal body P-ring protein FlgI has protein sequence MRLFIVVLTALSLFTPHLASGQRIKDLASIQGVRSNQLVGYGLVVGLPGTGEQSPFTEQSFRTMLSNFGISLDANTKPKIKNVAAVAVHAELPAFSKPGQTIDVTVSSVGEANSLQGGTLLQTFLKGVDGKVYAVAQGSLVVSGFGAQGGDGSRIVVNTPTVGRIPNGAMVEQSVPSGFANGDSLTLNLHRPDFSTAKALADTINERLGAQPDKGYVIATPIDAASVRVSAPRDVGQRVGFLATLENFEFTPADAPARVVINSRTGTIVIGSQVRLLPAAITHGGLTVTIAENQQVSQPNAFADGETVVTTQSIIDVDLADSRMFKFEPGVTLDQLVRAVNEVGAAPGDLMAILEALRQAGALRGELVII, from the coding sequence ATGCGTTTATTTATTGTTGTTCTTACCGCATTAAGCCTTTTTACGCCGCACCTAGCGAGTGGTCAGCGCATAAAAGATTTAGCCAGTATTCAAGGTGTACGAAGTAACCAATTGGTGGGTTACGGCCTGGTGGTGGGGTTACCGGGAACGGGTGAGCAAAGCCCGTTTACCGAGCAAAGCTTTCGAACCATGTTAAGTAATTTCGGTATCAGCTTAGATGCCAACACCAAACCAAAAATTAAAAATGTGGCTGCGGTTGCGGTTCACGCTGAGCTTCCGGCCTTTTCGAAACCCGGGCAAACCATTGACGTTACAGTGTCATCTGTGGGTGAAGCCAATAGTTTGCAAGGCGGAACGCTTCTTCAAACCTTCTTAAAAGGTGTGGATGGAAAAGTATATGCCGTGGCACAAGGCAGTTTGGTGGTGAGTGGTTTTGGAGCACAAGGCGGTGACGGATCACGGATTGTGGTTAATACCCCTACTGTTGGGCGTATTCCCAACGGCGCGATGGTGGAGCAATCTGTACCAAGCGGTTTCGCGAATGGCGATTCGCTTACGCTGAATTTACACCGCCCCGACTTTTCTACAGCAAAGGCTCTCGCAGATACGATCAATGAACGTTTAGGTGCACAGCCGGATAAAGGGTATGTAATAGCAACCCCCATTGATGCAGCGTCTGTACGTGTTTCTGCGCCCCGTGATGTTGGGCAGCGCGTGGGCTTTTTAGCGACACTGGAAAATTTTGAATTTACGCCGGCTGATGCGCCTGCGCGGGTAGTGATAAACAGCCGAACAGGCACTATCGTTATTGGCAGTCAAGTGCGATTACTGCCTGCTGCCATTACCCACGGTGGGTTAACCGTTACCATTGCTGAAAATCAGCAAGTTTCTCAACCCAATGCCTTTGCTGACGGAGAAACTGTGGTTACAACTCAGTCAATTATCGATGTGGATTTGGCCGATAGCCGCATGTTCAAGTTTGAGCCCGGCGTGACATTAGATCAACTGGTTAGAGCGGTGAACGAAGTGGGCGCAGCGCCGGGAGATCTTATGGCAATTTTAGAAGCCCTTAGACAAGCTGGCGCATTGCGCGGTGAATTGGTGATTATCTAA
- the flgJ gene encoding flagellar assembly peptidoglycan hydrolase FlgJ, producing MDGLGSKSQLDMARNVHDLGSINKMREAIASGDEDVLQEAAQQFEAIFVQMMLKSMRKAQDALADENSPFNSEQVKFYRDMHDQQLAADLTSNGGMGLADIIVKQMGHSEDSYQPASTIRSDGNLSSLNRGRVEQTEHAQESVLVSESKGTRAAIKDSMFESPEDFVSTLQPYAQEVAEKYGLDAKAIIAQAAVETGWGQFVIHNSDGTSSHNLFGIKANSQWQGDQAVVSTLEFNGHIPEKQKAAFRSYSSLAHAMDDYGKFIATQPRYKQAVAHAQDAGKYTQALQDAGYATDPEYANKIMSVYHSDRLNGLMP from the coding sequence ATGGACGGGTTAGGGTCTAAGTCACAGCTAGACATGGCAAGAAACGTTCATGATCTCGGCAGTATTAATAAGATGCGAGAAGCTATCGCGTCAGGTGACGAGGATGTGTTGCAAGAAGCAGCACAGCAGTTTGAAGCTATTTTTGTGCAAATGATGCTGAAATCCATGCGTAAAGCGCAAGATGCACTAGCGGATGAAAACAGCCCATTTAACTCTGAACAAGTGAAGTTCTATCGTGATATGCACGATCAGCAATTGGCGGCAGACTTAACGTCAAACGGCGGCATGGGATTAGCCGATATTATTGTAAAGCAGATGGGGCATTCTGAGGACAGTTACCAGCCAGCCAGTACCATTCGAAGCGACGGTAATTTGAGTTCACTAAACAGAGGTCGAGTTGAGCAGACTGAACACGCTCAGGAAAGCGTACTTGTATCAGAGTCTAAAGGCACTCGCGCCGCAATTAAAGACAGTATGTTTGAGAGCCCAGAGGATTTTGTCAGCACTTTACAGCCCTATGCTCAAGAGGTAGCCGAAAAATATGGCTTAGACGCCAAAGCCATTATTGCACAGGCGGCGGTGGAAACAGGGTGGGGGCAGTTTGTCATACACAATTCAGATGGCACGAGTTCACATAACTTATTCGGTATTAAAGCGAATTCACAGTGGCAAGGTGATCAGGCTGTTGTTAGTACACTGGAATTTAACGGGCATATACCTGAAAAACAGAAAGCCGCGTTCCGTTCGTATTCCTCACTGGCCCATGCCATGGATGATTATGGCAAATTCATTGCTACTCAACCTCGATATAAGCAAGCGGTAGCGCACGCACAAGATGCCGGTAAATATACCCAAGCGTTGCAAGATGCGGGTTATGCCACCGACCCAGAATACGCAAACAAAATTATGTCTGTTTACCACAGTGACAGGCTCAATGGCTTAATGCCCTAA
- the flgK gene encoding flagellar hook-associated protein FlgK: protein MSVDLFSLATSGVNASSKLLQTTSNNIANVNTDGYVRERTELNNSQVFGVEIGNTERIINVFAQNQLRRDITLVGELESYSSKTTAIDNLLASEANSLSQGISDYFAALQTAADDPTNLASREQVLGKSESLYQRMKTISDYMIEKEEELNLEFTSMVNRANSLIANIGELNKNIVIAKGNSTSDEPSALLNERDQAIDELASIMAINVNDSQSQNGAVTINLITGESLVLDNGAFNLFELNSNGDVTSKELKLETDFGSDTKGDASVPVVENDLGGALGGLFRYRNDVLGPAMRDVGQLSVAFADAMNTQNKLGMDLDGQLGTNIFDIPSFTALTTETGDFQVTGQLIEGKGSELTDADYLIEIDAVDASGVPTSIIVSMINPDGTVQTDGAGNDLVSTMAVSAGYNELPGGIEVEFSGTSNYEEGFQFLLQPTKNIASSITLATQRPEDLAFASPIRAQADATNLGSANVSGVEVTNTTVGDSGFDGSGGLISSAPAQVYFTAEDTYEVLDASGTTLATVTGTTNLNNLLAQAGLTSDPGYDFSLDGVPKAGDSFSISYNTDGFNDNTNTLALASLQNDPLVQVSSESSNTPRTFQDAYASMVGRIGEDAAMANVSLESAEAMKVQSENWFESVSGVSLDEEAANLIKYQQSYAAAARILSTAQELFNTILQSAR, encoded by the coding sequence ATGAGCGTTGATTTATTTTCTCTCGCCACCAGTGGCGTTAATGCTAGCAGTAAACTGCTTCAAACCACCAGTAACAACATAGCAAATGTTAATACGGACGGGTATGTACGCGAGCGTACAGAACTTAATAATAGCCAGGTGTTTGGCGTAGAAATTGGTAATACAGAGCGAATTATTAACGTGTTTGCGCAAAACCAATTGCGTCGTGATATCACCTTGGTAGGTGAGTTAGAATCTTACTCCTCAAAAACAACGGCCATCGACAATCTACTTGCCAGTGAAGCTAACTCTCTCTCACAAGGAATAAGTGACTATTTTGCAGCACTCCAAACCGCCGCGGATGATCCTACAAACCTAGCCTCTCGCGAACAAGTTTTGGGTAAAAGCGAATCTTTATATCAGCGAATGAAGACCATTTCTGATTACATGATAGAAAAAGAGGAAGAGCTCAATTTAGAGTTTACTTCTATGGTCAACCGAGCGAATAGCCTTATTGCTAATATTGGCGAGTTAAATAAAAATATTGTTATCGCTAAAGGAAACAGTACCAGCGATGAGCCCAGTGCATTATTAAATGAGCGTGATCAAGCTATCGATGAGTTGGCGTCGATTATGGCCATTAACGTCAATGATAGCCAAAGTCAAAATGGCGCTGTGACGATCAACCTCATTACCGGTGAATCTCTGGTCTTGGATAATGGCGCATTTAATTTATTTGAATTAAATAGCAACGGTGATGTGACATCAAAAGAGCTTAAATTAGAAACTGATTTTGGTTCAGACACCAAAGGAGATGCCTCTGTACCTGTGGTGGAAAATGATCTAGGTGGTGCGCTGGGAGGGCTATTTAGGTATAGGAATGATGTGCTTGGTCCAGCAATGCGTGACGTAGGGCAGTTATCAGTGGCATTTGCAGATGCCATGAATACCCAAAACAAATTAGGCATGGACCTAGATGGCCAGCTCGGTACTAATATTTTTGATATTCCTAGCTTCACGGCGCTTACAACGGAAACCGGCGACTTCCAAGTGACAGGGCAGCTCATTGAAGGCAAAGGCAGCGAGTTAACCGACGCAGATTATCTTATTGAAATTGATGCCGTGGACGCATCTGGCGTACCGACTTCCATTATCGTATCAATGATCAACCCAGATGGCACCGTGCAAACCGATGGTGCGGGTAATGATCTTGTCAGCACAATGGCGGTGAGTGCTGGTTACAATGAATTGCCGGGTGGAATTGAGGTGGAGTTTTCTGGCACGAGTAATTACGAAGAAGGGTTTCAGTTTTTACTTCAGCCGACGAAGAATATAGCGTCTTCAATAACGCTTGCGACTCAGCGCCCTGAAGATTTAGCGTTTGCATCACCAATACGCGCCCAGGCCGATGCAACAAATTTAGGTAGTGCAAATGTCTCAGGGGTAGAAGTGACCAATACCACGGTGGGGGACTCAGGATTTGATGGGTCGGGAGGCCTAATCAGCTCTGCGCCAGCGCAAGTTTATTTTACCGCTGAAGATACCTATGAAGTATTAGATGCAAGCGGCACAACGTTGGCAACGGTCACGGGGACAACTAACCTAAATAATTTGCTCGCTCAGGCTGGATTGACTTCGGATCCTGGCTACGACTTTAGCCTTGATGGTGTCCCAAAAGCCGGAGATAGTTTTTCTATAAGCTACAATACCGATGGTTTTAACGACAACACTAATACCCTTGCGTTGGCTTCGTTGCAAAACGACCCTCTCGTGCAAGTGAGCAGTGAGTCATCAAATACACCACGCACTTTTCAAGATGCTTATGCGTCTATGGTTGGACGAATTGGCGAAGACGCCGCCATGGCTAATGTTTCATTGGAATCTGCCGAAGCTATGAAAGTGCAATCTGAAAACTGGTTTGAATCTGTATCTGGCGTAAGCTTAGACGAGGAAGCGGCGAATTTGATTAAGTACCAGCAAAGTTATGCAGCGGCTGCGAGAATTTTATCTACGGCGCAAGAACTGTTCAACACCATATTACAGTCGGCGAGGTAA
- the flgL gene encoding flagellar hook-associated protein FlgL → MRISTSQIYDQNIRSIMNNQEDLVKTQEQLATGKRIITPSDDPVGAAKVLRLTEEIDELEQFQRNNDLVTGSLEQQEAVLTNITNSINRARTLVVQAGSGILSDPDKRAIGAELEQIKLEIFDLMNTQDADGNYIYAGYQSANQAFTYNPAATGNAISFSGDAGVSFIQLSNSSTIQSTSNGYEVFENVLSRFKFSVTSDTVSSLSNATVSEQGTFDTFFNKNYDPVTSANNDYQITFLASGEAQLTNVGTGAVVDTVGFESGKAFTVKGMQFTASAVAGDTIEFSLDAPEKKSMAQTLHEVQEILMDSTIDNSALQEAIADSLVGLDNGLEKISLERASIGSRLNIAESTYESNLDMEIAAKSSRSAIQDVDYAEASSEFAKQETALEAALASFPQVSNLSLFNYI, encoded by the coding sequence ATGCGTATATCAACAAGTCAAATCTACGATCAGAATATTCGTTCTATCATGAATAACCAAGAAGACTTGGTTAAAACTCAAGAGCAACTTGCTACCGGTAAACGCATTATTACCCCGTCAGATGATCCTGTAGGCGCTGCGAAAGTGTTGCGACTGACAGAAGAAATAGATGAGCTGGAACAATTTCAGCGTAACAACGATTTGGTGACCGGCTCTCTTGAGCAACAAGAAGCTGTACTTACAAATATAACCAACTCAATAAACCGTGCCAGAACCTTAGTTGTGCAAGCTGGGTCGGGAATATTGTCAGATCCTGATAAACGTGCGATTGGGGCTGAATTGGAACAGATTAAGCTCGAAATTTTCGATTTAATGAACACGCAAGACGCTGATGGCAATTACATCTATGCGGGTTACCAGTCTGCCAACCAGGCATTTACCTACAACCCCGCTGCGACGGGTAACGCAATAAGCTTTTCTGGGGATGCGGGAGTGAGCTTTATTCAGCTTTCCAACAGTTCCACTATACAATCTACCAGTAACGGTTATGAAGTATTTGAAAATGTATTATCCCGCTTTAAGTTCTCGGTAACCAGTGACACGGTTTCTAGTTTATCAAATGCGACTGTCTCAGAGCAGGGCACTTTCGATACTTTCTTTAACAAAAACTATGACCCTGTTACCAGTGCGAATAATGATTACCAAATTACGTTTTTAGCTTCTGGGGAAGCCCAGTTGACTAACGTAGGTACAGGTGCCGTCGTTGATACAGTGGGTTTCGAGTCTGGGAAAGCGTTTACCGTAAAAGGAATGCAGTTTACCGCTTCTGCTGTCGCTGGCGACACCATAGAGTTTTCCTTAGATGCGCCAGAGAAAAAGAGCATGGCGCAAACGCTTCATGAAGTGCAAGAAATACTCATGGATAGCACCATTGATAATAGTGCGTTACAAGAAGCTATTGCTGACTCTCTCGTCGGTTTAGACAACGGCTTAGAGAAGATTTCACTTGAGCGGGCATCCATTGGTAGTCGGCTAAATATTGCCGAGTCTACCTACGAAAGTAACTTAGACATGGAAATCGCAGCTAAATCGTCCCGTAGTGCGATTCAAGATGTGGATTATGCAGAAGCGTCCAGTGAATTTGCTAAACAAGAAACGGCACTAGAAGCCGCATTGGCGTCTTTTCCTCAAGTGTCAAACCTGTCGCTATTCAATTATATTTAA